The nucleotide sequence ATAAATTTATTTGTAACTCTGCAACACATGGTAATTATTCGACACAACAACTAGATTGGGCAGGGAAGAGGAGAAAGAGGGCATGGACGCGGATCCGGAAGTCGCCGACCAAGGAGGTGGATCGGGAAGTTGCCGACCAGGGAGGCGGGTCTGGACGTCACCGGCAAGGATGGTGGCCCTCGATGCCAGGGGCAGGGGTTGCTCGATGACGAGGATGGCCGCGTCCGACGCACAACTGGGGCCGCGACGGGGATGGCAGCGTTCGCCGCGTCCGATGCGGCCCGATGTGAACCCGCAACTACTAACTGCTACTCTCTCTTTCTCACTTTCTTTGCTTGTTGTTCTCAAACACACTAGTGAAACATACACTGACTGGTGTAGCATATACACACCACACACATGTTGGAAGACGCCTATCACGCCAACCTGACCGGGTCCTGCGCTCCAACGTCCACGCGCCCACGTCGCTCGCAGGGCGTGCGTCTGTTACGCACGACTCCCTCATCTAGCGCATCCACTGTTGTAaacctgtgtatatatatgtgtaaCCTGTACATGGAATGGATATACTATGATTGATTCCTTCCATCTTGGTAATCAGAGCTTCCTTTCTGCCTTCCATGGAGACCGGCGGCTCCTCCTCCTCAGGCGACGACACAAATCCCATCCCTCCCTCTCCCAGCCTCGTCGCCCCTGCCGCCATTGCTCCCCCGGCCACGGCGTCTCCGGTGCTCAATGCTCCTGGCCTTGTTGCCCCCATCGCCACTGCTGctcccaccaccacctcctcggctCCCTCTGTGCTGCCGCTCGCACCACCTCCCGTCCTTCCCATCGTGGCACCCGCTTCCTCCACCGTCCCCTCCATCCACGACCTCCACAACATCGGCAATCTCATCACTTTCAAGCTCGATGTCCAGTCCGGCAGTTATTCCAAGTGGCGCGAGCTCTGGCGCTGCATCCTCACCATGTACGCCGTCGAAGCCCACGTCGACCACTACTCCAATCCCTCTACGCAGACTCCCGCCTGGCGCCACACCGATCTCACGATCCTCCTGCTCATCTACGCCACCATCACCGACGGTCTGTACGAGGTCATCCGCGGCGCCGGTAACACCGCGTTTCGCGCCTGGGATCGGCTGCGGGAATTCTTCCTCGCCAACCAGCCCGCACAGGCCGTGCACCTCAGTGCGGAGTTCCGCGCCCTCACCCAGGGCGACATGCGCATCGCCGACTATTGTGGTCGGCTCAAGGCGCTGGCCGACGCCCTGGCGGACGTGGACGAGCCCATCACCGACCGGACCTTGACGCTCCAGCTGCTGCGGGGGCTCTCGCGCCGCTTCCAGGTGATCGCCACGGTACTGCCGATGCAATCCCCGTTTCCCACCTTCAACCAAGCTCGCTCGCGGCTGCTCCTTGAGGAGATCACCCAGGACGCCCGCGATCGCGCCGACGGCTCCACAGCGCTTGCCatcgggctcggcggcggcggtggcggcggcggcagcggtggcggcggtggcggcccctCGTCTGGTGGCGGCGGTGACCGCGGCAAGGCCCCGGCAGACGCCGGCACTCCGACTCGCGGCGGCGGGCATCCCCGCGGTCGGGgtcgcggccgcggccgcggcggctTCAACCATGGCGGACCAGCTGGCGGGCGCGGGCAGGCGCACCTTCTCCCGGGGGGGCAGACCCCCTGGATGGGGTACTTTGCCCcgtggggtgcccccttccctccGCAAGGTCGTGCACCGTGGGTCCCCCCCAACGCCGCCGGCGTGCTCGGGCCTCGCCCCGGCAATCCTGCCCAGGCCTACCCCATGATGTATCCCGGCGCGCCTTCATCCTCGCAGCATCCTCCGCCGCCTCCGTCGTGGGACCAAGCCGGCCTGATCGCCGCCATGCAAGCCATGTCCATGCAGCAGCCACAGCAGCCCGGGGAGTGGTACCTCGACTCCGGCGCCTCGTCACACGTCACAGGGAACCCAGGTAACCTCGACTCGTTTCGTTCTCCATCTAAGCATTCTCCTTCCAGCATCATTGTCGGGGATGGGTCCCACCTTCCCATTGCTGCCACTGGTTCCGCCAAGATCACCTCCCGTCCCTTTTACCTTCACAATATTCTCTATTCTCCTCGTGTAGTGACTAATCTCATTTCCGTTCGTCGTTTTTGCATCGATAATTCTGTCACAATTGAGTTTTACCCCTCTGGTTTTGTTGTGAAGGACCTAGCCACCAGGACCCCGCTCATGAGCTCCAGTAGCTATGGTCAGCTCTACTCCCTCTCCGGCGGCCGCACCAACACATCAGCAGCAGCACTCTCCGTGAGCACCAGCGACTTGTGGCATCGACGGCTCGGGCACCCCAGCGCTGCATCTCTCTCCCGATTAGCAAATAACTTCTTACCTACTTGTAATAAAACGCCTCACCCGCATGGTTCTTGCGATGCATGTCAGCTAGGGCATCAGACTCGTTTAGCTTTCCCTACTTCTACATCATTTACTACATTTCCCTTTCAGCTAGTGCACTGTGATCTTTGGACCTCACCGGTCCCAAGTTTTTCTGGATTCAAATATTATTTACTTATCATGGATGACTTTACGCATTACTCATGGAGTTTTCCCCTCCGCAACAAATCTGATGCCGCTGCCACTCTTGAACGTTTTTACGCGTACGTACTCACTCAATTCCATGTCTTTATCCAATGCGTGCAGTGCGATAACGGTGGCGAATTTCTCAACGTTCGTCTCCGCACCTTTCTCTACGACCGCGGCGCTGCCCTTCGCCTCTCCTGCCCACATACCTCTCCCCAAAATGGCAAGGCGGAGCGTGCCATACGCTCTACAAACGACATCCTTCGTACCCTCCTTCTCCAGGCTCATATGCCGCCGCCCTTTTGGGTCGAATCCCTCAACACCGCCACCCATCTGCTCAACATACGGCCCTCCCGCGCCATCCAGCACAACACCCCTCACTTTATGCTCTATGGCGTATCCCCTGACTACACTTCGTTGCGTACTTTCGGATGTCTCTGTTACCCCAACCTCTACGCCACCATGCCGCACAAACTAGCTCCGCGCGCCGTCCGCTGTGTTCTCCTCGGCATGCCCCTTGAGCACAAGGGCTACCGATGCCTGGACCTTGCCACTCGTCGCGTTATCACCTCCCGGCATGTCATCTTCGACGAAAACCAGTTCCCCTACTCCTCCCTCTCGAGCGGCCACACACCTGCACGAGAAAAACCCACCACTCCCGCAGAAAATCCCGCACCTACCCACCCATCCACCACTATCCTCGTGGGATCCCGTGCCCCACCAATCCCACATCCTTCCCCGCATGCCGCGCCATGCACGCCCATCCCACCCGCCTCCGCAGCTCCCTCGGATCCGTTGCCCATTTCCATCGCGCCTCACGCACCTGCCGGCCCCGCCGACTCTTCCTCATGCCCCGCGCCCGCCTCGCCCAACCACGCATCGCCCCTCCAATCCGCCCGGGCCTCGCGCCCCGCGCGCCTCCCTGACACCTCGCCTCCAATCAGCCCGGGCCCCACCCGCACGTCGCCTCCCGCCACACCGCCCATGCATCCACCTACGTTGCCCCCACGCGCTGTACCCATCGCTCCACCTAAGAATCTTCACACCATGCGCACGCGAGCAAAGTCGGGATTTCTCCAGCCCAAAAAGCTCCTGACTGCAACAACCGCCTCCGCACTCATCTCACCCATCCCAGCCTCGTACAAACACGCTCTTAACGACCCAAACTGGTACAATGCTATGCTTGAGGAGTTTAACGCTTTGGTGCAGAACAACACGTGGTCTTTGGTTGCTTGCCCTGCAGGTGTCAACTTGGTGACTGGGAAGTGGATATTCCGCCACAAGCTTCATCCCGACGGCTCCCTCGCTCGGTACAAGGCCAGGTGGGTGCTGCGCGGCTTCACACAACAAGCCGGCATCGACTACGGCGAGACATTCAGCCCCGTGGTGAAGCCAGCCACCATCCGCGTCATCCTCAGCGTCGCCGTCAGCAACAACTGGGCCATCAACCAGCTCGACGTCAAGAACGCCTTCCTCCATGGCACACTTGACGAGGTCGTCTACAGTCACCAGCCGGCCGGCTTCATCGACTCCTCTCGTCCTTCGGCCGTGTGCAAGCTCCACAAATCCTTGTACGGTCTCAAACAGGCTCCCCGGGCGTGGTTTCAGCGTTTCACCACCTTCCTGCTCTCATTTGGCTTCACGGCGTCCAAGTGCGACTCCTCGCTCTTTATCCTACGCCGCGGTGCCGCGGTGGCCTATCTTTTGTTATCTGTCGACGACATCATACTCACCGCCAGCTCTCCGTCGCTCCTCACCTCCATTACTGCCGCCCTCACCGCCGAGTTCTCCATGACAAACCTCGGCGCTCTCCACCATTTCCTCGGCATCAATGTCCACCGCAGCGCCTCCGGCCTGTTCCTCTCGCAACACCAATACACTCTCGAGATACTCGACCGCGCCTCTATGCTCAACTGCAGGCCTATCGCCACTCCCGTCGACACTAAAGCTAAGCTCTCCGCTACTGCTGGCGCCCCCACCCCTGATCCGTCACTCTTCCGCAGTCTCGCCGGCGCTCTCCAGTACCTCACACTCACGCGTCCCGACATCGCCTACGCCGTACAACAGGTCTGCCTCGTCATGCACTCGCCTCGCACGCCGCATGTCGCTCTCCTTAAGCGCATCCTGCGCTATTTACGTGGCACCGCACAtcttggccttcatctccgcccgtCGGCCTCATCACAGCTGATCGTTTACACTGATGCCGATTGGGCCGGGTGTCCCGACACTCGTCGGTCGACGTCCGGCTACTGCATGTACCTCGGCGACAACCTCGTGTCTTGGTCGTCGAAGAGA is from Triticum aestivum cultivar Chinese Spring chromosome 3A, IWGSC CS RefSeq v2.1, whole genome shotgun sequence and encodes:
- the LOC123063467 gene encoding neural Wiskott-Aldrich syndrome protein — protein: MGYFAPWGAPFPPQGRAPWVPPNAAGVLGPRPGNPAQAYPMMYPGAPSSSQHPPPPPSWDQAGLIAAMQAMSMQQPQQPGEWYLDSGASSHVTGNPGPSHQDPAHELQ